In the Oncorhynchus keta strain PuntledgeMale-10-30-2019 chromosome 29, Oket_V2, whole genome shotgun sequence genome, one interval contains:
- the chrna2a gene encoding LOW QUALITY PROTEIN: neuronal acetylcholine receptor subunit alpha-2a (The sequence of the model RefSeq protein was modified relative to this genomic sequence to represent the inferred CDS: deleted 3 bases in 2 codons), with the protein MPDEALNSADGEFSVTHMTKAHPFHSGHVRWVPPAIYKSSCSIDVTFFPFDQQNCKMKFGSWTYDRAKIDLEPIGDTVDLKVGVVTHTHTHTHTHTHTHTHTHTHTHTHTHTHTHTHTHTHTHTHTHTPLAPAVSLFLLQDYWESGEWAIVNAVGTYNTKKYDCCHEIYPDTTYYFMIRRLPLFYTVNLIIPCLLISCLTVLVFHLPSDCGEKITLCVSVLLSLTVFLLLITEIIPSTSLVIPLIGEYLSFSPMIFVTLSIVIAVFVLNVRHRSSATHTMPRWVRTLFLSVIPRWLCMKRPPT; encoded by the exons ATGCCAGATGAAGCTTTGAATAG tgcgGATGGTGAGTTTTCAGTGACCCATATGACCAAGGCTCATCCGTTCCATAGTGGTCACGTGCGCTGGGTTCCCCCGGCCATCTATAAGTCCTCCTGCTCTATAGACGTCACCTTCTTCCCCTTCGATCAGCAGAATTGTAAAATGAAGTTTGGCTCCTGGACCTACGACAGAGCTAAGATAGATCTAGAGCCTATAGGGGATACTGTGGATCTGAAGGTAGGTGTTgt cacacacacacacacacacacacacacacacacacacacacacacacacacacacacacacacacacacacacacacacacacacacacacacacacacacacacacacacacacacacacacacacacccccctagCCCCTGCTGTGTCTCTGTTTCTGCTCCAGGACTACTGGGAGAGTGGTGAATGGGCTATAGTGAACGCAGTGGGAACCTACAACACTAAGAAGTACGACTGTTGCCATGAGATCTACCCTGATACAACCTACTATTTCATGATCAGACGCCTGCCTCTATTCTACACTGTCAACCTCATTATCCCTTGtctcctcatctcctgtctcacCGTCCTGGTGTTCCATCTGCCTTCTGATTGTGGAGAGAAGATCACCCTGTGTGTCTCCGTCTTACTTTCTCTCACCGTCTTCCTGCTGCTCATCACT GAGATCATCCCCTCCACCTCGTTGGTGATTCCTCTCATCGGGGAATATCTCTCCTTTTCACCAATGATCTTTGTCACTCTGTCTATTGTTATA GCGGTGTTTGTCCTGAACGTCCGTCATCGTTCCTCTGCTACTCACACCATGCCTCGCTGGGTCCGGACACTGTTCCTGTCTGTCATTCCCCGCTGGCTCTGCATGAAACGACCCCCCACCTGA